The following DNA comes from Anaerostipes rhamnosivorans.
CCAGGCCCGTTGACAACACAGCCCATGACCGCAACCTTGATATTTAAATGTTCAAAATCAGCAGCCATGGTCTCTACCTGTCCCGCAAGACTGATCAGATCAATGTTGGTCCTGCCGCAGGTCGGGCAGGAGACAACCTCAATTCCACCGCTTCGCAGTCCCAGCGTCTTTAATATTAGTTTAGCACTGGCAATCTCATTGACCGGATCCCCGGTCAGGGATACACGGACTGTGTCGCCGAGCCCCTGATGGAGAATAATGCCCAGTCCCACCGCGGATTTGATATTTCCACTGTACACGGTTCCGGCTTCGGTGATCCCCACATGGAGAGGATAATCAATCTGTTCGGCCACCAGCTCATAGGCTCTGGCGCACATGAGTACATCGGATGACTTAATGCTGACCACCAGATTATCGTAGTCAAAGGCCTCGATCATACGGACCTTATCCACGGCACTCTCCACCAGGCCTTCTGCGGTGACACCGTGATATTTTTCCACCAGCTCTTTTTCCAGGGAACCACTGTTGACTCCCACCCGGATCGGGATGCTCCGTTCCCTGGCCTTGTCAATGACCGCGCGGATGTTGCCTTCTCCTCCGATATTGCCTGGATTAATCCGGATCTTGTCTGCACCGTGTTCCATGGCCGCAATGGCCAATCTATAGTTAAAATGGATATCGGCAACCAGAGGGATATGAATCTTTTCCTTGATCCTGCCCAGGGCTTCTGCTGCCTCCGGAGTCGGCACCGTACATCTCACAATGTCGCATCCTGCCTTCTCAAGGCTTAAGATCTGCGCTATGGTAGCATTAACGTCTTCCGTCTTTGTATTGGTCATAGACTGGATCAGAACCGGATTGCCGCCTCCGATCTTCCGGTTTCCGATCTGGATGACTCTTGTATTCTCTCTCGTAACCATACTGAGACTCCTTTACAACATAATCTTATAAATATCCTGAAACATGACAAAAATCATAAGGCCCAGCAGCAGAAACAGACCGACCGTGTGAATCGTGGCCTCTACATTTCTGGAAACCGGCTTTTTCCTAATAGCTTCTATGATGAGAAAACATAATCTTCCTCCGTCCAAAGCCGGCAGCGGAAGCAGGTTCATAACACCCAGGTTCGCGCTGATCAAAACCGCAATGCTCAGCATCGTGGAGAGCAGGACGATAAAGCCGTGAGTGGCAGCCTGGTTATACGTATCCCCAACCTGTTTGACAATGCCTACCGGACCTGAGAGATCCTTTAAGGTCAGCTGGCCTGTGACCAATTTCACAACACTCTTTACTGTTACCCGGATCTGGAATCCCACCTCGTGAAATCCATACTCTATGGTCTTAAGGGGATTTAATTTCTGGTAGCCCTCCCACTGGATCCCGATCATATATCTTTTGGCATCTTTATTGTACTGTGGTGTCACAGACAAGTCTCTTTCTTGTCCATCCCGTCTTACCGTGATCGGCACCTGGCCTCCCTTGTAATCCAGAATAAAATAATAGGACAACTCCCTGTTGTTGTAAATCCTCTTGCCATTTACCTTCACCACCTGGTCTCCGGACTTAATCCCGGATTCCAATGCCGGTGAATTTTCAGTCACTTTGGCTACATTGGGCAAATCCGCTCCTGATATACCAACCATAATGACCGCAAGGATCAGGGCAAAGATAAAGTTAAAGAATGGGCCGGCAAAGATAACCGCCATTCTGGCCCATACGGATTTGTTCCCGAATGCGTCTGCCTCCGGCCGGTCCTCGTCCTCTCCCATCATACATGCCCCTCCGAACGGGAGCAGCTTAATAGAATAATAGGTTTCCCCTACCTGTTTCCCAAATAAGGTGGGACCAAGGCCGATACAGAATTCGTCCACACGGATGCCGTTCTTTTTTGCCACGGAAAAGTGTCCCAGCTCATGTACAATGATAATAATACCAAAGATTAAGATTGCAATAACAATATTCAAGTAATTACCTGCTTTCTATGAATTCATAT
Coding sequences within:
- the ispG gene encoding flavodoxin-dependent (E)-4-hydroxy-3-methylbut-2-enyl-diphosphate synthase, which codes for MVTRENTRVIQIGNRKIGGGNPVLIQSMTNTKTEDVNATIAQILSLEKAGCDIVRCTVPTPEAAEALGRIKEKIHIPLVADIHFNYRLAIAAMEHGADKIRINPGNIGGEGNIRAVIDKARERSIPIRVGVNSGSLEKELVEKYHGVTAEGLVESAVDKVRMIEAFDYDNLVVSIKSSDVLMCARAYELVAEQIDYPLHVGITEAGTVYSGNIKSAVGLGIILHQGLGDTVRVSLTGDPVNEIASAKLILKTLGLRSGGIEVVSCPTCGRTNIDLISLAGQVETMAADFEHLNIKVAVMGCVVNGPGEAKEADIGIAGGIKEGLLMKKGQVIRKVPEEELLNTLRYELEHWGE
- the rseP gene encoding RIP metalloprotease RseP codes for the protein MNIVIAILIFGIIIIVHELGHFSVAKKNGIRVDEFCIGLGPTLFGKQVGETYYSIKLLPFGGACMMGEDEDRPEADAFGNKSVWARMAVIFAGPFFNFIFALILAVIMVGISGADLPNVAKVTENSPALESGIKSGDQVVKVNGKRIYNNRELSYYFILDYKGGQVPITVRRDGQERDLSVTPQYNKDAKRYMIGIQWEGYQKLNPLKTIEYGFHEVGFQIRVTVKSVVKLVTGQLTLKDLSGPVGIVKQVGDTYNQAATHGFIVLLSTMLSIAVLISANLGVMNLLPLPALDGGRLCFLIIEAIRKKPVSRNVEATIHTVGLFLLLGLMIFVMFQDIYKIML